One stretch of Rhinolophus ferrumequinum isolate MPI-CBG mRhiFer1 chromosome 3, mRhiFer1_v1.p, whole genome shotgun sequence DNA includes these proteins:
- the DLK2 gene encoding protein delta homolog 2, which translates to MLSGCRCLHLMCLLCILGAPVQPARADDCSSHCDLAHGCCAPDGSCRCDPGWEGLHCERCVRMPGCQHGSCHQPWQCICHSGWAGKFCDKDEHICTTQSPCRNGGQCIYDGGGEYHCVCLPGFHGRDCERKTGPCEQAGSPCQNGGLCQDDQGFALNFTCRCLAGFVGARCEVNVDDCLMRPCANGATCLDGINRFSCLCPEGFAGRFCTVNLDDCASRPCQRGARCRDRVHDFDCLCPSGYGGKTCELVLPVPDPATTADTSLGPTSVVVVPATGPVPHSAGAGLLRISVKEVVRKQEAGLGESSLVAVVVFGALTAALVLSTALLTLRAWRRGVCPPGLCCYTVPHYAPARQDQECQVSMLPAGLPLLPDLPPEPGKTTAL; encoded by the exons ATGCTCAGCGGCTGCCGCTGTCTACATCTCATGTGCCTGCTGTGCATCCTGGGGGCACCCGTTCAGCCTGCCCGAG CCGATGACTGCAGCTCCCACTGTGACCTGGCCCATGGCTGCTGTGCGCCTGATGGCTCCTGCAG GTGTGACCCAGGCTGGGAGGGGCTGCATTGTGAGCGCTGCGTGAGAATGCCTGGCTGCCAGCATGGTTCCTGCCATCAGCCCTGGCAGTGCATCTGTCACAGTGGCTGGGCAGGCAAGTTCTGTGACAAAG ATGAGCACATCTGTACCACGCAGTCCCCCTGCCGGAACGGAGGCCAGTGCATATATGACGGGGGTGGCGAGTACCACTGTGTGTGCCTACCAGGCTTCCATGGGCGGGACTGTGAACGCAAGACGGGACCCTGTGAGCAGGCAGG CTCCCCATGCCAGAATGGCGGGCTGTGCCAGGACGACCAGGGCTTTGCCCTCAACTTCACTTGCCGCTGCTTGGCGGGCTTTGTGGGTGCCCGCTGTGAGGTGAATGTAGACGACTGTCTGATGCGGCCTTGTGCTAACGGTGCCACCTGCCTGGACGGCATAAACCGcttctcctgcctctgccctgagGGCTTTGCTGGACGTTTCTGCACCGTCAACCTGGATGACTGTGCCAGCCGCCCGTGCCAGAGAGGGGCCCGCTGTCGGGACCGTGTCCATGACTTCGACTGTCTCTGCCCCAGTGGCTATGGCGGCAAGACGTGTGAGCTAGTCTTACCTGTCCCAGACCCCGCCACCACCGCAGACACCTCCCTGGGGCCCACCTCGGTGGTGGTGGTACCAGCCACGGGACCTGTCCCCCACAGTGCGGGGGCTGGTTTGCTGCGAATCTCAGTGAAGGAGGTGGTGCGGAAGCAAGAGGCCGGGCTAGGTGAGTCTAGCCTGGTGGCCGTGGTGGTGTTTGGGGCCCTCACTGCTGCCCTGGTCCTGTCAACGGCATTGTTGACCCTGCGGGCCTGGCGCCGGGGTGTCTGTCCCCCTGGACTCTGTTGCTACACTGTCCCACACTACGCCCCCGCACGCCAGGACCAGGAGTGTCAGGTTAGCATGCTGCCGGCGGGGCTCCCCCTGCTGCCCGACCTGCCCCCCGAGCCTGGAAAGACCACAGCACTGTGA